In Fusarium oxysporum Fo47 chromosome XII, complete sequence, one DNA window encodes the following:
- a CDS encoding FAD dependent oxidoreductase-domain-containing protein translates to MLESQVKGIYELLQPSPASAPNPGPSPSTSASIPSTGLQAEYRASPGITSSPSIEASFNLDNPDVPSEVFDHLIEIYRTKLHLQPLQLFNISELKDTLTSAPQYLLYSFLALTVRYSAHDFFNGKQVKAVELYGSSAQQEVAILASQGIPKLEIVQALCLLVLVDVAACKPGRAWMSIGTMSRLEALRKLSQSAFYESSPELEASLRCHWTVALLEQTFMPQERSSIYDDDEHRYPPSARRPPSLPPTNDGECPPDLFSDDASEDLGVTAYYINVIEMWGHLSSYMHQVRIGKAETAWSPGSMHYILCAELYKHETKLPHSHLLRNVHFTKRMAVELQDQREYWIPWLLMQVVTHAITAILHHPFVHLVAMRDRSSGLQARSFLQQTVDQALFNSAWVFKLLRLCEELRFEICDPLVGQLVAVVATIPWLFQRAIDPKVAEKAKCDLEWCKGFLERLSSTWPHIAQKLELLQNLDSTADNNPQPPAGKGISIVFHPALFWALVDPKISQMTPLYGESSSRPQDAMIRISTHYIHPLTETQIRHRLTGRKLDLVMEIRSRARHIDTADRVADDFTSVPTGHLGAVYQTIASLHLLIMDQTSKIVIIGAGLFGLTTAKQLALEGHQNITIIDRHMPPVPDGSSSDISRVIRFDYADTDYCSLAYEAYRKWSQDPKYKGIFYQTDYIIAGSRSTPEKSWTDKTIAQLDKRQLPYTRLADAADAKRRFPILTGELAQPNFEGYLNKSGGWADANKAIKQLRDECLELGISFIAGRAGTVVGFDSNAQGLIKAVKTLEGTPVRGDHFILAAGAWSSGIVPTYNSTLSTAQALGFLHLTDDEMIKYKDIPIYMNYATGWFNFPPHEDTKMLKFAVHGWGYTRAPSKGDNNSVKSNISVPPPVSRERKNFVPADAEERLRAGLREMLPELADRALERVALCWYTDTPTGDFIMDYHPDYKNLFVGGGGSGHAFKFLPVLGECMTSAWKKKLPGHLAEKWKFHTEYEHREDTFLGDGSRGGPERRELSAAEKAKLDGGERSKL, encoded by the exons ATGCTGGAGTCACAGGTGAAAGGCATTTATGAGTTGCTTCA ACCATCGCCAGCCTCAGCTCCTAACCCTGGTCCTTCTCCAAGTACTTCTGCTAGTATCCCATCTACAGGTTTGCAAGCAGAATACAGGGCAAGTCCTGGCATTACATCGTCACCATCGATAGAGGCATCCTTCAATTTGGACAA TCCAGATGTACCGTCGGAGGTTTTCGACCATCTTATAGAGATCTATCGTACCAAGCTCCACCTCCAGCCTCTACAACTTTTCAACATATCTGAACTCAAAGACACTCTTACTTCGGCACCCCAATACCTTCTCTACAGCTTCTTGGCGCTCACTGTGCGGTATAGCGCGCATGACTTCTTCAATGGCAAACAAGTCAAGGCGGTTGAGTTGTATGGCAGCTCTGCGCAGCAGGAAGTCGCCATACTTGCCTCTCAGGGCATCCCGAAGCTTGAAATTGTGCAAGCTTTATGCTTGCTTGTCCTAGTCGATGTAGCAG CTTGTAAGCCAGGCCGAGCGTGGATGAGCATCGGAACCATGTCGCGGCTCGAGGCTCTCCGAAAGTTATCCCAAAGCGCTTTCTATGAATCATCACCTGAACTTGAAGCCAGTCTGAGATGCCATTGGACCGTTGCTCTCCTCGAGCAAACATTCATGCCTCAAGAGCGCAGCAGTATATACGACGATGACGAACACAGATACCCACCCAGCGCTCGTAGGCCACCCTCACTTCCGCCCACGAATGATGGCGAGTGCCCTCCAGATCTCTTCTCAGACGATGCATCCGAAGATCTGGGAGTAACCGCATATTATATCAACGTTATCGAGATGTGGGGTCACCTCTCATCATACATGCATCAGGTTAGAATCGGGAAAGCAGAGACAGCATGGTCCCCCGGCTCAATGCATTACATCCTCTGTGCAGAGCTTTACAAACATGAAACCAAGCTTCCCCATAGCCATCTGCTGAGGAATGTCCATTTTACTAAAAGAATGGCCGTCGAGCTTCAGGATCAGCGCGAGTATTGGATTCCATGGCTTCTCATGCAAGTCGTTACTCATGCCATCACAGCTATTCTACATCATCCTTTCGTTCACCTGGTAGCTATGCGAGATAGATCGAGTGGACTACAAGCCCGTTCCTTTTTGCAGCAAACGGTTGATCAGGCTCTATTTAATTCAGCATGGGTGTTCAAACTCTTACGCTTGTGCGAGGAGCTGCGCTTCGAGATTTGTGACCCTTTAGTTGGGCAACTTGTAGCAGTAGTCGCAACGATACCTTGGCTATTCCAACGTGCGATTGACCCGAAGGTCGCAGAGAAGGCAAAATGCGATCTAGAATGGTGCAAAGGGTTCTTAGAGAGGCTTTCATCAACATGGCCGCACATTGCGCAAAAG CTCGAATTACTACAAAACTTGGACTCTACCGCGGACAATAACCCACAGCCACCAGCTGGTAAGGGTATCTCTATTGTCTTCCATCCAGCTCTGTTTTGGGCTCTGGTAGATCCCAAGATCAGCCAGATGACGCCGCTATACGGAGAAAGTTCAAGTCGTCCGCAAGATGCTATGATTCGCATCTCAACGCATTACATCCACCCTTTGACTGAGACGCAG ATAAGGCATCGATTGACGGGTCGCAAGTTGGATTTGGTGATGGAGATCCGCTCACGTGCACGGCACATCGACACTGCAGATAGGGTCGCAGACGACTTCACATCCGTCCCCACCGGACACTTGGGTGCAGTATATCAGAC CATCGCctccctccatctcctcatcatgGATCAGACCAGCAAGATTGTAATCATAGGTGCAGGTCTTTTTGGCCTCACTACAGCCAAGCAGCTCGCGCTAGAAGGTCACCagaacatcaccatcatcgacagGCACATGCCGCCT GTGCCGGATGGTTCCAGCTCGGATATCTCCCGAGTCATCCGATTTGACTATGCCGACACCGATTACTGCTCCCTTGCGTATGAAGCTTATCGCAAATGGTCTCAAGACCCTAAGTATAAGGGTATTTTCTACCAGACAGACTATATCATTGCTGGTTCGAGAAGTACGCCTGAGAAGTCTTGGACAGATAAGACCATAGCTCAGCTTGATAAGCGACAGCTGCCCTATACAAGATTGGcagatgctgctgatgccaAGCGGAGATTCCCAATTTTGACCGGCGAACTTGCCCAACCTAACTTTGAGGGTTACTTGAACAAGTCTGGCGGCTGGGCCGATGCGAACAAAGCCATCAAGCAACTCCGTGATGAATGTCTTGAGTTAGgcatctccttcatcgcCGGCCGGGCTGGAACCGTTGTCGGCTTCGACAGCAACGCTCAAGGTTTGATCAAAGCAGTCAAGACTCTTGAAGGAACACCTGTCCGAGGCGATCACTTCATTCTTGCAGCAGGTGCCTGGTCTTCAGGTATCGTCCCCACTTACAACTCAACGCTATCAACAGCACAAGCACTCGGCTTCCTTCATCTCACAGACGATGAAATGATCAAGTACAAGGATATCCCCATTTACATGAACTACGCCACCGGATGGTTCAACTTTCCTCCTCATGAAGATACCAAGATGCTCAAGTTTGCTGTTCACGGCTGGGGCTATACTCGAGCACCTTCCAAGGGCGATAACAACTCTGTGAAGTCCAACATCTCCGTTCCTCCTCCTGTTTCTCGGGAGCGAAAGAACTTTGTTCcagctgatgctgaggaaCGTCTTCGAGCCGGCTTGCGCGAGATGTTGCCTGAGCTGGCTGACCGTGCATTGGAAAGGGTAGCTCTCTGCTGGTACACAGATACACCTACTGGTGACTTCATCATGGACTATCATCCTGATTATAAGAACCTGTTTGTTGGCGGAGGCGGAAGTGGACA CGCGTTCAAGTTCCTCCCAGTCTTGGGTGAATGCATGACATCAGCTTGGAAAAAGAAGCTGCCCGGTCACTTAGCAGAGAAGTGGAAGTTCCATACTGAATATGAGCATCGTGAGGATACCTTCCTTGGTGATGGCAGTCGAGGCGGTCCAGAAAGACGAGAGCTGAGTGCAGCCGAGAAGGCGAAACTGGACGGAGGAGAGAGGTCTAAGCTGTAG
- a CDS encoding fungal trichothecene efflux pump: MASNQEVSVAPAGDAKKSALPTDDQRPPSIQYVENSDLEPTPKVAISTFLAVFFMGLTYVPAIATGFIMPTQILQQIGMALGDTEHIAWIPGSWSIGSAVAFAVAGGLSDVFGRRYVLLSGQTIVLVGGIICAVAQTTLHVVAGTTLIGFGAGTIMVSYPGISELLPNKYRGIGLAWTEFCITIPWGSLAGLIATHLYLKASWRWCYYITIIYAGICLIGTFVCYFPPSRPQHDFERTRWQQVKDLDYIGLLLFATGLTVFLIGVTFLGATHRSMTLVATTISIGACVFIAAFVYDFTIPKKPLFPIKIFRMYREFTVYLVVLFVSGMIWQGIVTLGNQGTLFMFTNDILEIGVISVPASMSGIIGGWIMPSLVHKLKHIRYQFVFALLMQTVFTASYAAVVPNNKTGWTILPMFGQSCFTWVTVLSYVSSGLLVPQEELGVSAGLMGTFRSAGGSLGNAMFSTILTSIVNRDLGNNIAGAAIGAGYSPKDLPALIPAVIQNAVGVPFAMAKVPNVTEPVLQATAAAFKNTYAKAFRTVFYSTIPLGVLAIIAACFIRDPSHLLNNHVAVQQEKEVLGKKKDIEMEPKIID; the protein is encoded by the exons ATGGCGTCCAACCAAGAGGTGTCTGTAGCGCCTGCAGGCGACGCCAAGAAGTCAGCCCTACCCACGGATGACCAACGTCCACCTTCAATTCAATATGTCGAAAACTCCGACCTCGAGCCGACCCCAAAGGTCGCTATATCCACATTTCTAGCTGTTTTC TTCATGGGTCTGACCTACGTACCCGCCATCGCGACCGGATTCATCATGCCTACTCAGATTCTTCAGCAGATTGGTATGGCATTGGGCGACACTGAGCACATTGCCTGGATACCTGGCAGTTGGTCCATTGGTTCAGCTGTCGCGTTCGCTGTTGCTGGCGGTCTAAGTGATGTATTTGGTCGCCGATATGTACTATTGAGCGGTCAGACAATCGTTCTGGTTGGTGGT ATTATTTGTGCTGTAGCCCAGACTACATTGCATGTTGTCGCTGGAACTACCTTAATCGGCTTTGGCGCCGGTACTATCATGGTGTCGTATCCTGGGATCAGCGAGCTTCTCCCCAACAAGTATAG AGGTATTGGTCTGGCGTGGACCGAGTTTTGCATCACTATCCCTTGGGGCTCGTTGGCCGGCCTCATCGCTACTCACCTATATCTCAAGGCGAGCTGGAGATGGTGTTACTATATCACCATAATATACGCTGGCATCTGTCTTATCGGAACATTTGTCTGCTACTTCCCTCCATCTCGACCGCAGCACGACTTTGAGAGGACACGTTGGCAGCAGGTGAAGGACCTCGACTACATCGGACTCCTCCTCTTTGCCACCGGCCTTACCGTATTCCTGATCGGCGTCACCTTCCTCGGCGCCACTCATAGATCCATGACGCTCGTCGCAACAACTATCTCAATTGGTGCCTGTGTCTTCATCGCAGCGTTTGTCTACGACTTCACCATTCCGAAGAAGCCACTTTTCCCCATCAAGATCTTTCGCATGTACCGAGAATTCACCGTGTATCTTGTGGTCCTCTTCGTGTCTGGCATGATCTGGCAGGGAATCGTCACACTCGGCAACCAGGGTACTTTGTTCATGTTCACTAACGATATTCTGGAAATCGGTGTCATCTCAGTCCCTGCCAGTATGTCCGGCATTATTGGAGGTTGGATTATGCCCAGTCTTGTTCACAAGCTCAAACACATCCGGTACCAGTTTGTTTTCGCCCTTCTCATGCAGACTGTCTTCACAGCATCGTACGCCGCCGTGGTCCCTAACAACAAGACCGGTTGGACCATCCTACCTATGTTCGGCCAGTCCTGCTTCACCTGGGTTACAGTGTTGTCCTACGTCTCTTCTGGTCTGTTGGTTCCTCAGGAGGAGCTGGGAGTCTCGGCCGGATTGATGGGAACATTCCGCAGCGCTGGCGGATCGCTCGGCAACGCCATGTTCAGCACGATTTTGACCTCTATTGTCAACCGCGACCTCGGTAACAACATTGCTGGGGCTGCTATCGGTGCGGGATACTCTCCCAAAGACTTGCCTGCCTTGATCCCAGCTGTCATCCAGAATGCGGTTGGTGTACCTTTTGCTATGGCCAAGGTCCCCAACGTAACAGAACCAGTACTCCAAGCCACAGCTGCCGCGTTCAAGAACACATACGCTAAGGCGTTCAGGACTGTGTTTTATTCGACAATTCCATTGGGTGTATTAGCCATCATCGCGGCCTGTTTTATCCGTGATCCAAGTCACTTGCTTAATAACCATGTGGCTGTCcagcaagagaaggaagtcctcggaaagaagaaggatatcgaAATGGAGCCCAAGATCATTGATTAA
- a CDS encoding Alpha/Beta hydrolase protein has protein sequence MADFHAKTQLVKESQPWTRRIAYNVQIRAIQATLTTIDWLGSFSRTSANAPNIVKTYNVRDHLPVRIFLPSSYEAGSSKALPTLFTIHGGGFCIGSSQDDDAWNRSFSDTHSVLVVALNYSKAPAAPFPTGLDDLVSLYLATLDDESLPIDKANGGRIAICGFSAGGNLSLGLSQRLLQSDHCTCHPRAAISVYGALDLSRSPEAKASTRQYKTDASLGSPRTSARDLLLNMAPLFDWSYLPDGQDLQDPLVSPGPCADPDDLPPHVFIIASELDMLAKESQDCASRMAHARGGSGIPVADSEIARCGRSEPGKPGELELEDKRFAWQETFPDGSVRWLLVPDVLHGFDSLPMRERLGGEETIKDAELKTEAYCKLLGDWLLNTVFIV, from the exons ATGGCCGATTTTCACGCTAAGACCCAGTTGGTAAAGGAGAGCCAGCCCTGGACGCGCCGCATCGCATACAATGTCCAAATCCGGGCAATACAAGCGACTCTGACAACCATCGACTGGTTGGGCTCATTCAGCAGAACTTCAGCCAACGCACCCAATATTGTCAAGACGTACAATGTGAGAGATCATTTGCCTGTGCG GatttttcttccttcttcctaTGAAGCCGGCTCATCCAAGGCACTTCCGACACTGTTTACTATTCATGGTGGTGGCTTTTGCATAGGCTCCTCGCAGGATGATGACGCCTGGAACCGTTCCTTTTCTGACACTCACTCCGTGCTAGTTGTTGCATTGAACTACAGCAAAGCCCCAGCAGCTCCCTTCCCCACCGGCTTAGATGATCTTGTATCGCTATATCTGGCCACTTTGGATGATGAGTCTCTCCCTATTGATAAGGCAAACGGCGGACGTATCGCCATCTGTGGGTTCAGCGCAGGCGGTAATCTGAGCCTGGGCTTGTCTCAGCGCCTGCTCCAGTCTGACCATTGTACTTGTCATCCCCGTGCAGCTATCTCTGTCTACGGTGCACTTGATCTCAGCCGCTCTCCAGAGGCAAAGGCTAGTACACGTCAGTATAAAACGGATGCTAGTCTCGGCTCCCCGCGCACGTCCGCACgcgatctcctcctcaacatgGCCCCGCTCTTCGATTGGAGTTATCTGCCCGATGGACAGGACCTGCAAGATCCCCTCGTGAGCCCTGGCCCGTGCGCTGATCCAGATGATCTCCCTCCCCATGTTTTCATCATCGCGTCGGAACTAGACATGTTGGCAAAGGAAAGTCAGGATTGTGCCTCCCGTATGGCCCACGCAAGAGGAGGCTCCGGAATACCGGTCGCTGATTCCGAGATAGCTCGCTGCGGGCGTTCAGAGCCTGGAAAACCTGgggagttggagttggaaGATAAGCGATTCGCTTGGCAGGAAACCTTTCCTGACGGCAGCGTCAGATGGCTCCTGGTGCCGGATGTCCTGCATGGTTTTGATAGTCTGCCCATGCGTGAGAGACTTGGAGGGGAAGAGACGATAAAGGATGCAGAGCTCAAGACAGAAGCATATTGCAAGCTGCTAGGTGACTGGCTTCTTAACACAGTCTTCATTGTTTGA